Genomic segment of Halococcus salsus:
AGCTTTGGCTCTGGATGTACAACATCGACAACGGGATCATCAACTCGGTTCTCGGGCTGGTCGGGGTCCGTCCCGATTGGATCGGCAACCCGCAACTGGTGTTGGGAGCGGTGATATTCGCGATGATCTGGCAGTTCAGCGGCTACGCCATGGTCGTCTTCCTCGCGGGGCTCCAGACTATCCCCACCGAGCACTTCGAGGCGGCCCGGATCGACGGCGCGAGCGCGGTCAAGATGTATTGGCGCGTGATCGTCCCACAGCTCCGTGGTTCGCTGATCAGCGCGCTCGTAGTCCTGATGATCGCGGCGCTGAAGGCGTTCGACTTCCTCTACGCGCTGTTCGGCAACTATCGGCCCGCGGCCGGGGCCGACATCCTCGCGACCCTGATGGTTCGTGAGGCCTACTCCGACCAGAACTGGGCGTACGGCTCGGCGATCGCGATCGTGTTGTTCGCGCTCGCGCTCGTCGTGATCGCCCCGTATCTCTACGGTCAGTACCGGAACGGTGAGCTATGATGTTCGAGACGACGATTTCGCAGACGGGGTGTATCGATGACTGACGATCAGGTGATGACCGACGGCGGCGTCGCCAACGCCGGAACGGAATCGAGCACGGATTCGGGCTCGGGCGGTTTCTTCGGCGACGTCGACGGCTGGCGGATCGCACTCTACGCCGTGCTCTCACTGGTCACGATCTACTTCCTTGTGCCGATCGAGGCCGGGATCATGACCTCGTTCAAGACGACGGGGTCGGTCGGGAGTACCGCACCGTATCTCCCGCCCGGTGCCGACGGCTTCACGCTCGAGAACTGGCGCAACGCCATTGATCTGCTCGGACCGAGCATGGTCAACAGCGCGCTGTTGACGATCCCCGCGACGATCCTGTGTGCGGCGCTCGGGTCGATCGCGGCCTACGGGCTCACGCAGTTGAGCTGGCGCGGCCAGTTACCGATCCTGTTGCTGTTTGTGGCGGGCGTGTTCATCCCCTACCAGGCCGTTCTCGTCCCGCTGTCGCAGTTCTGGTCGATGGTCAACCTCGAAAGCCTGCTCTCGCCGCTGTGGGCGCTACCGTTGCTGGAACCGTATCACGCCGACATCATCGAACTGATCGTGACCCACGCAGCCTACGGAGTCCCGATCTGCACGGTGCTCTTCCGAGGCTACTACATGGGGCTGTCGGGCGAGATGATCGAGGCGGCGCGGCTCGATGGCGCGAGCGTCTTCCGGATCTACCGGCGCGTGGTCATGCCGCTGTCGGGACCGATGTTCGCCGTGGTGTTGATCTTCCAGTTCACGCAGATCTGGAACGACCTCCTGTTCGCGCTGATCCTGATCGGTGGGGCGGGCGGGCCCTCCGCGCCCGTCACGCTCTCGCTGGTGGGTATCGGTGCGAGCATGGAGAGCATCAACTTCGGCCTCCGGATGGCCGGTGCGTTCCTCACCGCGCTCCCGACGCTGCTGGTGTTCATCGTCTTCGGCGACCAGTTCGCACAGGGCGTCGCGGGGCAAACATGACCATGACAACCACACACACAAAACAACCGCGTGCAAACGACCTCCAAGGAGAACATAGATGGCGAAACTGACGCTCACGGACGTGACGAAACGGTTCAACGACGGCGGCGACGACATCGTCGCCGTCGACGAAGCCTCGATGGATATCGACGACGGCGAGTTCATCGTCCTCGTCGGTCCCTCGGGCTGTGGGAAGAGCACGACCCTCCGGATGATCGCGGGGCTCGAATCGGTGACCGAGGGAACCATCAGCCTCGACGGTA
This window contains:
- a CDS encoding carbohydrate ABC transporter permease, with the protein product MTDGGVANAGTESSTDSGSGGFFGDVDGWRIALYAVLSLVTIYFLVPIEAGIMTSFKTTGSVGSTAPYLPPGADGFTLENWRNAIDLLGPSMVNSALLTIPATILCAALGSIAAYGLTQLSWRGQLPILLLFVAGVFIPYQAVLVPLSQFWSMVNLESLLSPLWALPLLEPYHADIIELIVTHAAYGVPICTVLFRGYYMGLSGEMIEAARLDGASVFRIYRRVVMPLSGPMFAVVLIFQFTQIWNDLLFALILIGGAGGPSAPVTLSLVGIGASMESINFGLRMAGAFLTALPTLLVFIVFGDQFAQGVAGQT
- a CDS encoding carbohydrate ABC transporter permease → MIDAARRRGERWRGNDDVATDGGTVTRSSSGFGGWLQSRGRSDFLGSLPFWLPPFLLMGLFVYGAIGWNFLISLTDAEGYGDPEYAVLNLQQYAELIQDPAFIDATRNTVVLLVGFTTISVAVGLVLAILLDRAWRFRDGFRTLYLLPFSLSFVVTAQLWLWMYNIDNGIINSVLGLVGVRPDWIGNPQLVLGAVIFAMIWQFSGYAMVVFLAGLQTIPTEHFEAARIDGASAVKMYWRVIVPQLRGSLISALVVLMIAALKAFDFLYALFGNYRPAAGADILATLMVREAYSDQNWAYGSAIAIVLFALALVVIAPYLYGQYRNGEL